The DNA sequence CTGTAGCCACATACCTGATGTCAGACCGATTGCTCCAATAATTCCCGTCCAACCATGAATCGCAACCAATTTTTTCGCCCGAACTTTGTAAATCCGGTAGAAAACTCCCCAAGCAAATAGAGACAACCAACCAACTAATAGAATATGCGCGTGAATCGGTCGAAATGCTGGCGATCCGGCCCCTGCCATATGTGAACCTAATACTGTACCGATCAAACCAAAAATTGCCGCTACACGAATCAAGCGTAAACTCCATTTTTCCTCCATAATAAATTCCTCCTATACTGTAGATCTTATACCCTTATCTTATACATTCTACATGAACGGAAAGTGAACAGGACATTACAACTTCGGAAACACAACAGTAAAAGTGGTGCCTTGCCCTTTTTGACTAACAACGTCAATTGTTCCACCATGTAATTTCACGACTTGTTGGACAATGGATAATCCAAGTCCAGTTCCTCCTGTTTCCTGCGTTCTCGAATCATCAGCTCTGTAAAAACGGTCAAAGATGCGCTTAAGCTCTTCTTCATCGATGCCTATTCCGTTATCTTTGACAATGACCTTAACTTGATCCGATTGCTCCGTTAACACAACTTCAATCGTCCCGCCAATCTCTGTATACTTTAGCGCATTCGTTAACAAGTTCTCCCACACTTTTTCAAGAAATGCAGGATCTCCAGTGAAACGAACCTCCTCAATATCCATTTCTAACGTCATTTCCTTCTCTTCCAGCAACCATCTATACTTGCGAACTATCTCCTTTAGCTGCTTGTCCAATTCAAAAGTCCTTTTTTCCAGTGGGGATGATAACTGATCGAGTGATGTAAGAAGCAATAGCTGTTTTGTTAATGAAGACAATCGTTCCGTTTCGGATTGGATAACAGTCGCATAATTTTTCCGTGAATCTTCAGTGAGCTTATCGTCCAACAGAAGCTCCGCATATCCTTTAATATTTAGCAATGGCGACTGGAAATCATGCGACACATCACTTATGAATTCTTTGCGTATCCGATCATTTTCGCTCAGTTTCTTCGTCATGAGTTGAAAACTTTTCGCAAGCTGACCGATTTCATCTCTTCGATTAATATCGAGCGTCCTAGCAAATTTTTCTTCCCCAACTTCTTTCGTAGCGGCCGTTAACTCCGTAATTGGGTCAATCAACATTTTAGCCACAATCAACATCGCCAGTAAACTGAAAACCGCCATGATAAGCACCATCCCGCCAAGGATATAATGCACTTCTGTAAAAAGCATCTTAATATCAGGTCGTAGAAAAAGGGCATACGTTTCCCCATTGAATTTAAATGGTACCCCGACCGTATTTGCTAATTCATTCGAGAAAAAACCGGTTACAAACGTTTCACTCGGGAGATCTCTCATCCCGTGATATACGTCACCATTCAAAACCCGGTCTATAACTTTGCTTGAAAGATTTTCTTCCCGAAACGCTTCTCCGTACATTGTGACTTCTTGCTGTTCATTGACAACGTAGAGCTTATATCCGACCGCAGATTGCGTTTCAAAGTAGTTTATCAGATCTAATTCCTTATCTGATTCAATGAACGACGCAATACTTTTTGCGATGCTCATATTTTTCTCATCGTTCTGCCCTTTCAGTTGCTGATGGTAATATGTATTGACCGCGAGAAACGCAATAAGAGCACTCGCTATCATGATAACCGCCGTCATCGCGATGAATTTCCCGTATAATGATCTCATGATGATAACACCTCAAGTTTATACCCTACACCCCGCACCGTTAAAATGGTTACTTCCCCAGTCAACTTCACCAGTTTGTCTCGAATTCGCTTGATATGAACGTTTAACGTCTGTTCATCCCCTCCATAATCATAGCCCCATACTCGCTCAATTAATATTTCTCTTGTGAAGACATGGTTCGACCGTGATGCTAACACTGAAAGCAACTCAAACTCTTTTAACGGTAAGAGCAGCACTTTCTTTCCAACTGACACTTCATAGCTCTGCCGATTTATTTTCATCGGTCCCGCTTGGATGAACACATCAACCGCTTTATCATATCTACGCAAAATCGCATTTATCCGGAATAACAATTCCCTCGGTTCAAACGGCTTCACAACATAATCATCAGAACCGGCAAGAAATCCTTTTTCTTTATCCTCCAGCTCCCCCTTGGCAGTCAGCAATAAAACCGGTATATCTGCCTCCGCCCTGAGCTTTTTCGTTAACGCATACCCATCCATCCCCGGCATCATTACATCAACCACTGCCAAGTCTGGTAATTGCTCCTCCAATACCTTAAGCGCCTGAAATCCATCTGATGCTTTCAGAACCGTATACCCGGCCTGAGTCAATTGGATATTTACTAACTCTAATATATTTGGATCATCATCTACCACAAGTATTTTCATCTTATTATGCGCCTCCTTTTTCGACCAGATAATTTCCGCCATTCTGCATTTAGCAAGCCTGAAATCAATATAATGACTGCCGTCAAATAAAACCAAATCACAAGTAGGATAATCCCTGACAATTGCCCATATAAACGGGTATAGTCAACGTTCGAAACATAGCTCCCGAACACAAGTGAAAATAACTGCCAACCAAAAGCAGAAAAGACCGCTCCCGGTAGTGCTTCTTTAAGCTTCATTTTACCTGTTGGTACAACTTTGTAAAATAGTAAGAAAAACAGGAATAGAAACAGCGTCCCCAGCCCCCATTTTACATTCGGCCAAATATAAAACCACCCTTGCCAATCTTCAATTGTATCGTAATAAGTCACAACTCTATATAAAGCTTTTTCGATAATCGGAAGGAACAATGATAACGGAATGACCAACATAAAAAGAAGCGTGACCCCAAGATCGCGTATTAGTACCTTCCAAAATGCATAACGGCGTATATAGCCATTCGCCAGGTCTAGCGAGCGAGCAAGCGACTGTACCGCCATCGAAGTGACCCAAAACGCCGTGACAAGACTTGCATATAGTACTTTACCTTGCCCCTTCTTCAGAACCGCCTGGACATTCTCTTCTATTACAGTAAATGCTTCATCAGGCGTGAAAGGTCTTAGAAATGTAATGAGCATCTCCTCGTTAACTGGAAACAAACTAAGCAAGGAAAGAATGAATAGAAAAAATGGAAACATGGACAGCAAAAGATAATACGCCGTCTGTGCTGCCTGATCAAAAAAGCGCTCATTGAAAAAACGAACCACTACATTTTTAATAATCCTCATCCGCTCACCTCTCTATCCCAATATAACCATATTCTAAACAAAGCAATAGGATAACCGCGAAGAAAGGTTAAAAATATATATTAAACGAATAAGCATATCCTCCCGGAGACCAATCATATAACTCAGACGACCGAGCATAACATCTATCTGACCAATCATATCACCCAGACGACCAA is a window from the Sporosarcina sp. ANT_H38 genome containing:
- a CDS encoding YihY/virulence factor BrkB family protein — encoded protein: MRIIKNVVVRFFNERFFDQAAQTAYYLLLSMFPFFLFILSLLSLFPVNEEMLITFLRPFTPDEAFTVIEENVQAVLKKGQGKVLYASLVTAFWVTSMAVQSLARSLDLANGYIRRYAFWKVLIRDLGVTLLFMLVIPLSLFLPIIEKALYRVVTYYDTIEDWQGWFYIWPNVKWGLGTLFLFLFFLLFYKVVPTGKMKLKEALPGAVFSAFGWQLFSLVFGSYVSNVDYTRLYGQLSGIILLVIWFYLTAVIILISGLLNAEWRKLSGRKRRRIIR
- a CDS encoding response regulator transcription factor, coding for MKILVVDDDPNILELVNIQLTQAGYTVLKASDGFQALKVLEEQLPDLAVVDVMMPGMDGYALTKKLRAEADIPVLLLTAKGELEDKEKGFLAGSDDYVVKPFEPRELLFRINAILRRYDKAVDVFIQAGPMKINRQSYEVSVGKKVLLLPLKEFELLSVLASRSNHVFTREILIERVWGYDYGGDEQTLNVHIKRIRDKLVKLTGEVTILTVRGVGYKLEVLSS
- a CDS encoding HAMP domain-containing sensor histidine kinase produces the protein MRSLYGKFIAMTAVIMIASALIAFLAVNTYYHQQLKGQNDEKNMSIAKSIASFIESDKELDLINYFETQSAVGYKLYVVNEQQEVTMYGEAFREENLSSKVIDRVLNGDVYHGMRDLPSETFVTGFFSNELANTVGVPFKFNGETYALFLRPDIKMLFTEVHYILGGMVLIMAVFSLLAMLIVAKMLIDPITELTAATKEVGEEKFARTLDINRRDEIGQLAKSFQLMTKKLSENDRIRKEFISDVSHDFQSPLLNIKGYAELLLDDKLTEDSRKNYATVIQSETERLSSLTKQLLLLTSLDQLSSPLEKRTFELDKQLKEIVRKYRWLLEEKEMTLEMDIEEVRFTGDPAFLEKVWENLLTNALKYTEIGGTIEVVLTEQSDQVKVIVKDNGIGIDEEELKRIFDRFYRADDSRTQETGGTGLGLSIVQQVVKLHGGTIDVVSQKGQGTTFTVVFPKL